The following proteins are co-located in the Leptospira weilii genome:
- the proC gene encoding pyrroline-5-carboxylate reductase: MKQTIGIAGCGNMGGAIYVSLKKRYPTQVFGYDPYMTSNQKIELVSSWDEFVTKSDLIIVCVKPGKVSELLKQIPVPKKIISVAAGIHTEAIRKDLPSGSKVVRVMPNLPLLVSEGAMGYFGDEELYETVSEIFQTLGHSVRLSTESLIDAVTGLSGSGPAYVFKFIQALAEGGVLSGLGYQEALDLSIQTVIGSAELLRKERRKDPAAHPSVWKNKVTSPGGTTIAGLAELERNGFSNAILEAVKAATKRSRELGA, translated from the coding sequence ATGAAACAGACGATTGGAATCGCAGGTTGCGGAAATATGGGTGGGGCGATTTACGTTTCTCTCAAGAAACGTTATCCGACACAGGTTTTTGGATATGATCCGTACATGACCTCGAATCAAAAAATTGAACTGGTGTCTTCTTGGGACGAATTCGTTACCAAGTCCGATTTGATCATTGTCTGCGTAAAACCCGGAAAGGTATCCGAGCTTTTAAAACAAATCCCGGTTCCTAAAAAAATAATTTCCGTCGCGGCCGGAATCCATACAGAAGCGATTCGAAAGGATCTTCCTTCCGGATCCAAGGTAGTACGCGTGATGCCCAATCTTCCCTTGCTTGTTTCCGAAGGAGCGATGGGATATTTCGGAGATGAGGAGTTGTATGAAACTGTTTCCGAAATTTTTCAAACTCTGGGACATTCCGTACGGCTGAGTACCGAGTCGTTGATAGATGCGGTTACGGGACTTTCCGGATCAGGGCCTGCGTATGTATTCAAATTCATACAAGCCTTAGCTGAAGGAGGAGTGCTTTCCGGTTTAGGATATCAGGAAGCCTTAGATCTCAGCATACAAACCGTGATCGGCTCCGCGGAACTTCTTCGAAAGGAAAGGCGGAAAGATCCCGCAGCTCATCCTTCGGTGTGGAAGAATAAAGTCACTTCCCCGGGAGGAACTACGATTGCGGGACTTGCGGAATTG